One Schlesneria paludicola DSM 18645 DNA segment encodes these proteins:
- a CDS encoding cation diffusion facilitator family transporter, with protein sequence MEKFVTGESKRTVDSAAKTLLQPFDAVQQGIRSTLLGMGANALLAAIKLVAGVLGNAYALIADAVESMGDIVASLIVLAGLRISRREPDDVYPYGYGRAETLAAAAVSLIMMGTAIGIAWAAIVEIQTPRHAPAPWTLIVLVVVIIVKAAVSRTVSTAGAEIGSRSVTADAWHHLGDAITSAAAFVGIAIAVYCGPGWETAEDWAALLASAIIFVNGGFSLLGAIHDLMDRKLEPELYAAVRRTAESVPGVCAIEKLGLRRTGLRVFADIHVQADPSTPLLEAHAIGGRVKMAIRLAHPVVVHVLVHMEPYEGTTGDTAR encoded by the coding sequence ATGGAAAAGTTTGTGACCGGGGAATCGAAACGGACTGTCGATTCAGCGGCGAAGACGTTGTTGCAGCCATTCGATGCGGTTCAACAGGGAATTCGTTCCACGTTGCTGGGAATGGGGGCCAACGCATTGCTGGCGGCGATCAAGCTGGTTGCGGGAGTGCTGGGAAATGCGTACGCATTGATCGCCGATGCGGTCGAATCGATGGGCGATATTGTCGCCTCGTTGATCGTGCTCGCGGGGCTGCGGATTTCGCGTCGCGAACCTGACGATGTCTATCCGTACGGCTATGGGCGTGCGGAAACGCTGGCGGCGGCAGCGGTCTCGCTGATCATGATGGGGACGGCGATCGGGATTGCGTGGGCGGCGATTGTTGAGATTCAAACCCCGCGTCATGCCCCCGCGCCGTGGACGTTGATCGTGCTCGTGGTGGTGATCATCGTCAAAGCGGCCGTGTCGCGAACGGTCAGCACTGCCGGGGCGGAAATCGGCAGCCGATCGGTGACGGCCGACGCCTGGCATCACTTGGGGGATGCGATTACGTCCGCCGCGGCGTTCGTGGGGATTGCGATTGCCGTCTACTGCGGGCCGGGTTGGGAAACCGCCGAAGACTGGGCCGCGCTGCTGGCATCGGCCATCATCTTCGTCAACGGTGGATTTTCGTTGCTGGGGGCGATTCACGATCTGATGGATCGCAAATTGGAGCCGGAACTGTATGCCGCGGTGAGGCGGACCGCGGAATCCGTTCCGGGCGTGTGCGCCATTGAAAAGTTGGGTTTGCGAAGAACGGGTCTGCGCGTGTTCGCCGACATTCACGTCCAGGCTGATCCATCAACACCTTTACTGGAAGCCCATGCGATCGGGGGACGCGTCAAAATGGCAATTCGCCTGGCGCATCCGGTCGTGGTGCATGTGCTCGTGCATATGGAGCCGTATGAGGGTACGACGGGTGATACGGCTCGGTGA
- a CDS encoding DUF3309 family protein — translation MLLLLIIVLLLMVGTTPAWPYSRGWGYGPSGSLGTILVILIILALLNRGHI, via the coding sequence ATGTTACTGCTGCTGATCATCGTCTTGTTGTTAATGGTCGGAACCACACCCGCATGGCCTTATAGCCGAGGATGGGGGTACGGTCCGAGTGGAAGTCTCGGCACGATCCTGGTGATCCTAATCATCCTGGCCCTGCTCAACCGCGGCCATATCTAG
- a CDS encoding Bax inhibitor-1/YccA family protein: MRSSNPVLSANSMDSFRGEFFPTSQSMTIQGAATKSLILLGLCIGTGSMTFAMTQGANPGAAMPWMIGGVIGSLIFGMATTFKPTWAPTTAPLYALAEGLLLGAISGMYEKMFNGIVPQAALATLGTMAAMLFAYKTGVIKASRGFVMGVAAATGGIALMYFVAMICSFFGIQMSFLYKPSPFSIAISVGIVIVAALNLIIDFAAIQQAAAQGAPKYYEWYTAFGLMVTLVWLYVEILRLLSLIASSKSND; this comes from the coding sequence TTGAGAAGCAGCAACCCCGTTTTGTCCGCCAATAGCATGGATTCCTTTCGGGGAGAGTTCTTTCCGACCAGCCAAAGCATGACGATTCAAGGGGCCGCGACAAAGTCGCTGATCCTGTTGGGTTTGTGCATTGGAACCGGATCGATGACATTTGCCATGACGCAAGGGGCAAATCCCGGGGCCGCGATGCCCTGGATGATTGGTGGAGTGATCGGCAGCCTGATCTTCGGGATGGCGACCACCTTCAAACCGACCTGGGCTCCAACCACCGCTCCGCTGTACGCATTGGCAGAAGGACTGCTGCTCGGTGCCATCTCTGGCATGTACGAAAAGATGTTCAATGGCATTGTCCCCCAAGCCGCCCTCGCGACGCTCGGCACAATGGCCGCCATGCTGTTCGCCTACAAAACGGGAGTGATCAAAGCCTCCCGCGGTTTCGTGATGGGTGTCGCCGCCGCAACGGGTGGTATCGCCCTGATGTACTTCGTCGCGATGATCTGCTCGTTCTTCGGCATCCAGATGTCGTTCCTGTACAAGCCATCGCCGTTCAGCATCGCGATTTCCGTGGGGATCGTGATCGTGGCCGCCCTGAACCTGATCATCGACTTTGCCGCGATTCAGCAGGCCGCAGCCCAGGGTGCCCCGAAGTACTACGAATGGTACACCGCCTTCGGCCTGATGGTGACACTGGTCTGGTTGTATGTCGAAATCCTGCGACTGCTGTCCCTGATCGCCAGCTCGAAAAGCAACGACTAG
- a CDS encoding THUMP domain-containing class I SAM-dependent RNA methyltransferase has translation MELIATSAFGLEAVVARELQELGYTEQKVEDGRVTFIGDELAICRCNLWLRAADRVLVKIGQFHAPDFGALFDQVENLPWHEWLPVDAKFPVSGKSVRSNLHHEPTIQSVTKKAIVESLKRNYQRHWFQEIGTEYQIEVSLLKDEALLSIDTSGVGLHKRGYRANSGMAPLRETTAAALVLLSYWNRERPFLDPFCGSGTIAIEAAMIGRNRAPGMSRGFLCEQWSQLTRAHWKQAREEARDKALGKPTLSLLASDIDENVLRIAQSNAIEAGIGSDIDFKKMDVLELKTALEYGCVITNPPYGERLGDDESAAAIYDDMADAFGPLSTWSIYVLTSHPGFERYFKRRANRKRKLYNGRIECHFYQYLGPRPPWEKPRDVTSADEADSDAGDVTDSDG, from the coding sequence ATGGAATTGATTGCTACGTCTGCCTTTGGCCTGGAAGCGGTCGTCGCGCGCGAACTGCAGGAACTCGGGTACACCGAACAAAAGGTCGAAGATGGCCGAGTGACGTTTATCGGAGACGAATTGGCGATCTGTCGATGCAACTTATGGTTACGTGCGGCGGACCGCGTGCTGGTGAAAATCGGCCAGTTTCACGCTCCTGATTTTGGGGCGTTGTTCGATCAAGTCGAGAATCTGCCATGGCATGAATGGTTGCCGGTGGATGCCAAGTTCCCGGTGTCGGGGAAATCGGTCCGGTCCAACCTGCACCACGAACCCACGATTCAGTCGGTGACGAAAAAAGCGATCGTGGAGAGCCTAAAACGGAACTACCAGCGGCACTGGTTTCAAGAAATCGGAACCGAGTATCAGATCGAAGTCTCGCTGTTAAAGGATGAGGCCCTGCTGTCGATCGACACCTCGGGCGTCGGTCTGCACAAGCGTGGTTACCGGGCAAACTCGGGCATGGCACCGCTGCGTGAGACGACCGCCGCGGCGTTGGTGCTCTTGAGTTATTGGAATCGCGAGCGGCCGTTTCTCGATCCATTCTGCGGGTCAGGGACGATTGCCATTGAGGCGGCGATGATTGGGCGGAATCGGGCACCGGGAATGAGCCGCGGTTTTCTGTGTGAACAGTGGTCGCAACTGACGCGCGCCCATTGGAAGCAGGCACGGGAAGAGGCGCGCGACAAGGCACTCGGGAAGCCGACACTGTCACTACTGGCAAGCGACATCGACGAAAACGTATTGCGGATCGCACAGTCGAACGCGATTGAAGCGGGGATCGGCAGCGACATTGATTTCAAAAAGATGGACGTTTTGGAACTGAAGACGGCGCTGGAATATGGCTGCGTCATCACGAACCCACCGTACGGTGAACGGCTGGGCGACGATGAATCGGCCGCCGCGATCTATGACGACATGGCGGATGCCTTTGGACCACTGAGTACATGGTCGATTTACGTTCTGACCTCGCATCCGGGATTTGAACGGTACTTCAAGCGTCGCGCGAACCGGAAGCGAAAGTTGTACAACGGTCGGATCGAGTGCCATTTCTATCAGTATCTGGGACCACGGCCGCCGTGGGAGAAGCCTCGTGATGTGACGAGTGCCGATGAAGCGGATTCAGACGCCGGTGACGTGACGGATTCGGACGGTTGA
- a CDS encoding MdtA/MuxA family multidrug efflux RND transporter periplasmic adaptor subunit, translated as MSIQQKPAAKPSPTTDESNGRAVSSVNGVHVTEAKPAVSPSASSSGYGWLIWIVLIGGTAGGWYTREQWLPYVGPYVGLDNKPPAKPPVRVIPVVTAKVVQKDMQVYINGLGTVTAFKTVTIRSRVEGELVKVAFTEGQIVREGDLLAEIDRRPFDVQLQQAEGQLARDEATLKAADFTFKRYEELQAQKAIAAQQVDDQRSIVQQTTGAIQSDRATVANAKLQLDYCHITAPISGRIGLRLVDQGNIVRANDPNGIAVITQLQPIALVFTIPQDDISRVQKANRDDQPLVVTAFDRNFKTKLALGKLSAIDNQVDATTGTVRLKAVFDNEDGLLFPNQFVNARLLVDTKKDAIVVPTAAVQRGPNFSFVYVVQEDETVELRNVTVGMSEGAESAIESGLAPGEVVVTEGLDKLQKGTKITTSSGEQSKDGKGKGEKGQDSKSKGDHKKGDPTNDKHRKDAGQDPAPSGKSSSTESRPAEAAKSTHPAAKKSES; from the coding sequence TTGTCGATACAACAGAAACCGGCTGCGAAGCCCAGCCCCACCACCGATGAAAGCAATGGACGTGCCGTTTCGTCGGTCAACGGTGTGCACGTTACTGAAGCGAAGCCTGCCGTCAGTCCTTCGGCGTCTTCGTCGGGATACGGCTGGCTGATCTGGATCGTCTTGATCGGTGGGACTGCAGGAGGATGGTACACACGAGAGCAATGGCTGCCGTATGTCGGGCCCTATGTTGGCTTGGACAACAAGCCGCCTGCGAAGCCACCCGTCCGCGTGATTCCCGTGGTCACGGCAAAGGTTGTTCAGAAGGACATGCAGGTCTATATCAACGGCCTGGGCACCGTGACTGCGTTCAAGACAGTGACGATTCGCAGTCGCGTCGAAGGTGAACTGGTGAAGGTTGCCTTCACGGAAGGGCAGATCGTCAGAGAGGGGGATCTGCTGGCAGAAATTGACCGACGCCCGTTTGATGTCCAGCTCCAGCAGGCGGAAGGACAACTGGCACGCGATGAAGCGACGCTCAAGGCGGCCGATTTTACCTTCAAGCGTTACGAAGAACTGCAGGCTCAAAAGGCCATCGCGGCGCAACAGGTCGACGATCAACGTTCCATTGTTCAGCAGACGACGGGGGCGATTCAATCGGATCGAGCCACCGTCGCCAATGCGAAGCTGCAACTCGACTATTGTCATATCACCGCTCCGATCAGCGGTCGTATTGGGCTGCGGCTGGTCGATCAGGGCAATATCGTGCGTGCAAATGATCCGAACGGCATCGCCGTGATCACTCAGTTGCAACCCATCGCCTTGGTCTTCACGATTCCTCAGGACGATATTTCTCGCGTGCAGAAGGCCAATCGTGACGATCAACCGCTGGTCGTCACCGCCTTTGATCGCAACTTCAAGACCAAACTGGCGCTAGGAAAACTGTCCGCCATCGATAACCAAGTCGATGCAACCACAGGCACGGTTCGATTGAAAGCCGTATTCGACAACGAAGACGGCCTGCTGTTTCCGAATCAATTCGTCAATGCGCGGCTGTTGGTCGATACCAAGAAAGACGCGATTGTCGTTCCAACGGCCGCCGTGCAGCGTGGGCCGAATTTCTCGTTCGTCTATGTCGTTCAAGAAGACGAGACGGTCGAACTGCGGAACGTCACAGTTGGAATGAGCGAAGGGGCCGAATCCGCGATCGAATCTGGTTTAGCACCTGGAGAAGTGGTCGTTACGGAAGGTCTTGATAAGCTGCAAAAAGGTACGAAGATCACGACGAGCAGTGGTGAGCAAAGCAAGGACGGGAAAGGCAAAGGCGAGAAGGGGCAAGACTCAAAGTCGAAGGGTGATCACAAAAAAGGTGATCCCACGAACGACAAACATCGTAAAGACGCGGGGCAAGATCCTGCTCCTTCCGGGAAGAGTTCTTCGACGGAAAGCCGTCCCGCGGAAGCCGCCAAATCGACCCATCCGGCCGCTAAAAAGAGCGAGTCATGA
- a CDS encoding MdtB/MuxB family multidrug efflux RND transporter permease subunit, with amino-acid sequence MNPSRPFILRPVATVLFMVAILLSGMIAYRELPVSALPQVDYPTIQVVTFYPGAGPDVMTSSVTAPLERQFGQVPGLAQMTSSSSEGCSVITLQFALELNIDVAAQQVQAAINVASTFLPRDLPNPPIYTKTNPADSPILTLALSSDTLPLSKVEDLADTRLAQKISQLSGVGMVSISGGQKPAIRIQTNPTSLSALGLNMEDLRTALSLANVNQAKGSFDGGRQAYTIGANDQLLTSEQYRQLIIAYRNGAPVKLVEVADVIDSAENVRQAAWMNDTPAVILNIQRQPGANIIEVVDRVKALLPQLRESLPAAIKTEILTDRTITIRASVEDVQYELLMTIALVVFVIFVFLRNFSATVIPSVAVPLSLIGTFGVMYLLDYSLNNLTLMALTISTGFVVDDAIVMVENIMRYIEEGEPPLEAALKGAEQIGFTIVSLSVSLIAVLIPLLFMGDIVGRLFREFAVTLSVTILLSAVVSLTLTPMMCAKLLRHQPAAQQSALFRASEWAFESVIWLYGQTLTWVLRHQTLTQFVSIVTLVATVYLYTIVPKGFFPVQDTGVILGISEAPQDISFEAMATRQLELNRAILEDPAVESLSSFIGIDGTNITMNSGRIQINLKPLEERHISASEVITRLQPHLAKVPGITLFMQPIQDLTVETRVSRTQYQYSLEDPDTKELGEWAPKFVSKLQTLPQLRDVTSDQQNAGLQARVVIDRDTASRLGITPQVIDDAMYDAFGQRQISIMFTQLNQYRLVLEVKPEFKNDPRDLKEIYIRSPEGGMVPLNSFTRLEYDKAPLSINHQGQFPVVTVSFNLAPGVALGDAVEAIATARHELNMPPSIAAAFQGTAQAFQASLKNTPLLILAALVTVYIVLGVLYESYIHPITILSTLPSAGVGALLALLLCRHDLSVIALIGIILLIGIVKKNAIMMIDFALDAQRNQGMSPHEAIYQACLLRFRPIMMTTMAALLGAVPLAMGTGVGSELRRPLGITIIGGLIFSQLLTLYTTPVIYLWFDWLATRIGFDTSAGVLHDDPESSLNQPEPVHHEREDGP; translated from the coding sequence ATGAATCCGTCTCGTCCGTTCATTTTGCGGCCGGTGGCGACAGTCTTATTCATGGTCGCCATTTTGCTGTCAGGGATGATCGCGTATCGCGAACTGCCTGTGTCGGCATTGCCGCAAGTCGATTACCCCACGATCCAGGTCGTGACGTTCTATCCGGGTGCGGGGCCGGACGTGATGACGTCCTCTGTGACCGCGCCGCTGGAACGTCAGTTCGGTCAGGTTCCCGGCCTGGCGCAGATGACCTCGTCGAGTTCTGAAGGTTGCTCGGTCATTACGCTTCAGTTCGCGCTGGAGCTGAACATTGATGTCGCGGCGCAGCAGGTTCAGGCGGCGATTAATGTGGCGTCGACCTTTCTGCCGCGTGATTTGCCCAACCCGCCGATTTATACGAAGACCAATCCGGCCGATTCTCCGATCTTGACGTTGGCATTGTCATCGGACACCTTGCCGTTGTCGAAAGTGGAAGACCTGGCGGATACGCGTCTGGCTCAGAAGATTTCGCAATTGAGCGGCGTGGGGATGGTCAGCATCAGCGGTGGTCAGAAACCGGCGATCCGCATTCAGACCAATCCGACCTCACTGTCGGCACTCGGGCTGAACATGGAAGACCTGCGAACTGCCCTGTCACTGGCCAACGTGAATCAGGCCAAAGGCAGTTTTGATGGTGGGCGGCAGGCCTACACGATCGGTGCGAACGATCAGTTGCTGACGAGCGAGCAATATCGGCAGCTCATCATCGCCTATCGGAACGGCGCACCGGTGAAACTGGTTGAAGTGGCGGATGTCATCGACAGCGCCGAGAATGTTCGTCAGGCAGCATGGATGAACGATACGCCCGCCGTAATCCTGAACATTCAGCGTCAACCCGGTGCGAACATCATCGAAGTCGTGGATCGCGTCAAAGCCCTATTGCCGCAGCTTCGAGAATCTTTGCCGGCGGCGATCAAGACCGAGATTCTGACGGACCGCACGATCACGATTCGCGCGTCGGTTGAAGACGTGCAATACGAATTGCTGATGACGATTGCACTGGTTGTGTTCGTGATCTTCGTCTTCCTGCGGAATTTTTCGGCGACGGTGATTCCCAGCGTCGCGGTGCCGCTGTCGTTGATCGGCACGTTCGGGGTGATGTATCTGCTCGACTACAGCCTGAACAACTTGACGTTGATGGCGCTCACGATTTCCACCGGCTTTGTGGTCGACGACGCAATCGTCATGGTGGAAAACATCATGCGGTACATTGAAGAAGGCGAGCCACCGCTTGAAGCGGCACTGAAAGGAGCCGAGCAGATCGGTTTCACGATCGTCTCGCTAAGTGTCTCACTGATTGCGGTGTTGATTCCGCTGCTATTCATGGGGGATATCGTCGGTCGCTTGTTTCGCGAATTTGCCGTGACGCTCAGTGTGACGATTCTGCTCTCGGCCGTGGTCTCGTTGACACTCACTCCGATGATGTGTGCCAAGCTGTTGCGGCATCAACCGGCCGCCCAGCAAAGCGCGTTGTTCCGCGCGTCAGAATGGGCGTTTGAGTCGGTGATCTGGCTGTATGGCCAAACGTTGACTTGGGTGTTGCGGCATCAGACGCTGACCCAGTTTGTTTCAATCGTGACTCTGGTGGCCACGGTGTATCTTTACACGATTGTGCCGAAGGGGTTCTTTCCCGTGCAGGATACGGGTGTGATTCTGGGGATCTCTGAAGCCCCGCAGGATATCTCGTTCGAGGCCATGGCGACGCGGCAGTTGGAATTGAATCGGGCGATCCTGGAAGATCCCGCCGTTGAAAGTTTGTCGAGTTTTATCGGGATCGACGGCACGAACATCACGATGAACAGCGGCAGGATTCAGATCAATCTGAAACCGCTGGAAGAACGTCATATCAGCGCATCGGAAGTGATCACGCGACTGCAGCCGCACTTAGCCAAGGTGCCAGGAATCACGCTCTTCATGCAGCCGATTCAGGACCTGACCGTGGAAACACGCGTCAGTCGTACGCAATATCAGTACAGTCTTGAGGATCCCGATACGAAAGAGTTGGGTGAATGGGCCCCGAAGTTTGTGAGCAAGTTACAAACACTGCCGCAACTGCGTGATGTGACCAGTGACCAGCAGAATGCCGGGTTGCAGGCGCGCGTCGTCATTGATCGTGACACCGCATCGCGGCTGGGGATCACACCGCAGGTGATTGATGACGCCATGTACGATGCGTTCGGCCAGCGGCAAATTTCGATCATGTTCACGCAGCTCAATCAGTACCGCCTGGTGCTGGAGGTGAAGCCGGAGTTCAAGAATGATCCCCGCGACTTGAAAGAGATTTACATCCGTTCGCCCGAAGGCGGCATGGTGCCGCTGAACAGCTTCACGCGTCTGGAGTACGACAAGGCGCCACTGTCCATCAATCACCAGGGGCAATTTCCGGTCGTCACGGTGTCGTTCAATCTGGCGCCCGGGGTGGCACTGGGTGACGCGGTGGAAGCGATCGCCACGGCGCGTCACGAATTGAATATGCCCCCCAGTATTGCAGCGGCGTTTCAGGGAACGGCCCAGGCCTTTCAGGCCTCATTGAAAAATACGCCGTTGCTGATTCTGGCCGCGCTCGTCACGGTCTATATCGTGCTGGGCGTCTTGTACGAAAGCTACATCCATCCGATCACCATCTTGTCGACGTTGCCTTCGGCGGGCGTCGGAGCCCTGCTGGCGCTGCTCTTGTGTCGTCACGACCTGAGCGTGATTGCGCTGATCGGGATCATTCTGCTGATTGGGATCGTGAAGAAGAACGCGATCATGATGATCGACTTTGCGCTCGACGCACAGCGGAATCAGGGGATGTCGCCGCATGAGGCGATCTATCAGGCCTGTCTGCTGCGGTTCCGACCGATCATGATGACGACGATGGCGGCGCTGCTGGGGGCCGTTCCTCTGGCGATGGGAACGGGTGTTGGTTCCGAATTGCGACGTCCCCTGGGGATTACCATCATTGGGGGTTTGATCTTCAGTCAGCTTCTGACGCTCTACACAACCCCGGTGATCTATTTGTGGTTCGACTGGCTGGCGACGCGGATCGGTTTCGATACGTCCGCGGGCGTGCTGCACGATGATCCCGAATCGTCGCTCAATCAACCGGAACCGGTTCATCACGAACGTGAGGACGGCCCATGA
- a CDS encoding multidrug efflux RND transporter permease subunit, with product MSLSSPFVHRPVGTTLLTVAITLAGILGYLLLPVSPLPQVDFPSISVTANLPGASPETMASAVATPLERQFGRIAGISEMTSASSLGTTSITMQFDLDRDINAAARDVQAAINAARGQLPTNLPNNPSYRKVNPADSPILILALTSDTYTRAQLYDAAATILQQRLAQVPGVGQVAVGGGSAPAVRVDLNPTVLNHFGIGLEDIRTVLGTANANRPKGSISDERQTWTITSTDQLMTAAEYESLIVVYRNGAPVRLADIATVTDSVEDVRAYGISVEKVDDKVVAKPSITIIVYRQPGANIIATVDRIVALLPQLDAQIPADMSLSVAMDRTGTIRASLHDVQFTLLISIGLVILVVFAFLRDLRATLIPTVAVPVSLIGTFGVMYLAGYSLDNLSLMALTIATGFVVDDAIVVIENISRHLEEGVAPLPAALQGAKEIGFTVLSISVSLVAVFIPILLMNGIVGRLFREFAVTLSVAIAVSMVISLTTTPMMCAVLLKSAKDQRRGRLYQFTERIFDGILAAYEYTLKIVLRHQRITMLVTLSTIGFTVYLYIIIPKGFFPQQDTGRISASLTADQDVSFKSMSLLLKQFSETVGEDPAVSGLIGFAGGSNSGASNSGRMFITLKPLSERRLKADDVIARIRKKAARIPGAQLYMQPVQDLRIGGRASSAQYQYTLRGDNLEELTHWSNKLLRAMRDIPGLVDANTDQQNKGLQTRLAVDRDTAARLGINMSTIDNTLYDAFGQRQVSTIYKPLNQYHVVMQVESEFSQNPDSMRHIFLRGAADAQIPLSTLYRQSSANSALSANHSGQFPSVTLSFNLTVGTSLGDVVPKIEQAAVDLGIPENIQGKFQGTAQAFQDSLRNQPLLILAALVTVYIVLGILYESYIHPITILSTLPSAGVGALLALMICKTELSVMAMIGILLLIGIVKKNAIMMIDFAIEAERNHGRSPEDAIFEACILRFRPITMTTMAALLGGLPLALGQGDGAELRTPLGIAIVGGLIFSQMLTLYTTPVVYLYLDWLCLWCERVRFGGPRPAPVSQQTGVNLPTA from the coding sequence ATGAGCCTTTCGTCACCTTTCGTCCATCGACCTGTCGGGACGACGCTGCTGACGGTGGCGATCACACTGGCCGGAATTCTAGGGTATCTGTTACTACCGGTGTCGCCGTTGCCGCAGGTCGATTTCCCGTCGATCAGTGTGACGGCGAACTTACCGGGCGCCAGTCCCGAAACCATGGCATCGGCGGTGGCAACGCCGCTGGAACGGCAGTTCGGTCGAATTGCGGGCATTTCCGAGATGACGTCCGCCAGTTCGCTGGGCACGACCTCGATCACGATGCAGTTCGATCTTGATCGCGATATTAATGCCGCCGCGCGCGACGTTCAGGCGGCGATCAATGCGGCGCGCGGCCAGTTGCCGACGAACCTGCCCAACAATCCTTCGTACCGAAAGGTGAATCCCGCGGATTCCCCCATTTTGATTCTGGCTTTGACGTCGGACACCTATACGCGAGCACAGCTTTATGACGCAGCGGCGACGATTCTGCAGCAGCGGTTGGCTCAAGTGCCGGGTGTCGGTCAAGTCGCGGTTGGCGGTGGTTCCGCCCCCGCAGTTCGCGTCGATTTGAATCCGACCGTGCTCAATCACTTTGGAATTGGGCTGGAGGATATTCGCACGGTCCTGGGGACCGCCAACGCGAATCGTCCGAAAGGTTCGATCTCTGATGAACGGCAAACCTGGACGATCACCTCGACCGACCAACTGATGACGGCGGCGGAGTACGAGTCGCTGATCGTGGTCTATCGCAACGGTGCACCCGTCCGTCTAGCGGACATCGCGACGGTGACGGATTCCGTCGAAGATGTTCGCGCCTATGGGATCTCGGTCGAGAAAGTCGATGACAAGGTCGTGGCGAAACCATCGATTACGATCATTGTCTACCGGCAACCGGGGGCCAATATCATCGCGACGGTGGACCGGATCGTCGCACTGTTGCCGCAACTCGATGCGCAGATCCCGGCCGACATGTCCTTGTCCGTGGCGATGGACCGGACAGGAACGATTCGTGCATCGCTGCACGATGTGCAGTTCACGCTGCTGATTTCGATCGGTCTGGTGATTCTGGTGGTGTTCGCGTTCTTGCGTGATCTGCGAGCCACGTTGATCCCGACGGTCGCCGTTCCGGTTTCGCTGATTGGGACATTCGGCGTGATGTATCTGGCGGGGTACAGTCTGGACAACTTGTCGCTGATGGCACTGACGATCGCCACCGGGTTCGTCGTCGACGACGCGATCGTCGTGATTGAAAATATCTCTCGGCATCTTGAAGAGGGGGTGGCGCCCTTACCGGCGGCCCTGCAGGGAGCCAAAGAAATCGGTTTTACGGTGCTCTCGATCAGCGTGTCGCTGGTGGCGGTGTTTATCCCGATTCTGTTGATGAATGGGATTGTCGGCCGCTTGTTTCGAGAATTTGCGGTCACGCTATCGGTGGCCATCGCCGTCTCGATGGTCATTTCCCTGACGACCACTCCGATGATGTGCGCGGTGCTCTTGAAGTCCGCGAAGGACCAGCGTCGCGGTCGCCTTTATCAATTCACCGAGCGCATCTTCGACGGAATTCTTGCGGCCTATGAATACACCTTAAAGATCGTTTTGCGACATCAACGGATCACGATGCTGGTCACGCTGTCGACGATCGGCTTTACGGTCTATCTCTATATCATCATTCCGAAAGGGTTCTTTCCTCAGCAGGACACGGGCCGAATCTCTGCCAGCTTGACTGCAGACCAGGATGTGTCGTTCAAATCGATGTCACTTTTGCTGAAGCAGTTTTCCGAGACGGTCGGCGAAGATCCCGCCGTGAGCGGTTTGATTGGATTTGCTGGAGGCTCGAATAGCGGCGCTTCGAACTCGGGCCGCATGTTTATTACGTTAAAGCCGCTGAGCGAACGACGATTGAAGGCCGATGATGTCATTGCGAGGATTCGCAAGAAGGCGGCGCGCATTCCGGGGGCACAGCTCTACATGCAGCCCGTTCAGGATCTGCGGATCGGTGGACGCGCGAGTAGTGCGCAGTATCAGTACACCTTGCGTGGTGACAATCTGGAGGAGCTAACCCATTGGAGCAACAAGTTGCTGCGAGCCATGCGTGACATTCCAGGTTTGGTCGACGCGAACACCGATCAACAGAACAAGGGTCTGCAGACACGACTGGCGGTTGACCGCGACACGGCGGCACGGCTGGGCATCAATATGTCGACGATCGATAACACGCTGTACGACGCCTTTGGTCAAAGGCAAGTTTCGACCATTTATAAGCCGCTGAATCAGTATCATGTGGTGATGCAGGTCGAGTCCGAGTTCTCACAGAATCCGGATTCGATGCGGCATATCTTTTTGCGTGGTGCCGCCGATGCGCAGATTCCGCTGAGTACCCTCTACCGGCAATCGTCGGCGAACTCGGCACTGAGTGCGAATCACTCGGGGCAATTTCCGTCCGTGACGCTCTCGTTCAATTTAACCGTGGGCACGTCCCTGGGAGATGTCGTTCCGAAGATTGAGCAAGCGGCGGTGGACCTGGGAATCCCAGAGAATATCCAAGGGAAATTTCAGGGAACGGCGCAGGCCTTCCAAGATTCGCTTCGGAATCAGCCGCTGCTGATTCTGGCCGCGCTCGTCACGGTCTATATCGTGCTAGGGATCTTGTACGAAAGTTACATCCACCCGATCACGATTCTGTCGACATTGCCCTCGGCCGGGGTTGGTGCACTCTTGGCGCTCATGATTTGCAAAACCGAACTGAGCGTGATGGCGATGATCGGGATTCTGCTTCTGATCGGGATCGTGAAGAAGAATGCGATCATGATGATCGACTTTGCGATTGAAGCCGAACGCAATCACGGACGGAGTCCGGAAGATGCCATCTTTGAAGCCTGCATTTTGCGGTTCCGTCCGATCACGATGACGACGATGGCCGCATTGCTGGGCGGCTTGCCGCTGGCGTTGGGACAGGGTGATGGGGCGGAACTGCGGACTCCTTTGGGCATCGCCATTGTGGGCGGTCTGATTTTCAGCCAGATGCTAACGCTGTACACGACCCCCGTCGTTTATCTCTACCTCGATTGGCTCTGTTTGTGGTGTGAACGAGTTCGATTCGGCGGCCCGCGACCAGCACCGGTTTCTCAACAGACTGGCGTGAATTTGCCAACGGCCTAG